In Serratia sp. FDAARGOS_506, a genomic segment contains:
- a CDS encoding translocation/assembly module TamB domain-containing protein, giving the protein MSLVKKICLGFLVVLLLLIGGLAFLIGTTTGLHMVINGAARWVPGLEIAGVSGGWRDLTLKGVKYQMPGVTVNAGQFHLSLDLSCFKRSSLCVNALTAQDVDVAVNTKEMAPSAPVEESSEPTTNLSTPYPITLRLLALNNVKVTVDDTAISLAEFRTGAQWQERALTLMPTKIGSLLIALPKTPQNPLPEAVQPAVEVAKKVGEQVADAAKPAPAQPPEEKPLGETLKELFAKPLLPDLPDIRLPLDITVKEISGEQLRLTGDTDVLITSLLLQASTQDQHIQLDNFDVKSPQGMLSVQGQATLTGDWPVALTANSALNIEPLKGEKVKLNIGGGLRDELKVALNLSGPVGAQLDVQTRLAEAGLPLALTLQSKQLKWPLSGEAQYQVNDFRLRFNGKATDYALSTRANLKGQDLPPAVLTLDGKGNVEQFKLERLRLAALQGNTDLTALVDWSKAISWTSQLTLSGINTAKQWPEWPAKLDGKITTRGSLHGGSWQLQVPVLQLDGNVKQNKVTARGTLSGNAAGQWKIPGIDLALGRNQLNIKGQLDEKSWNLDANIDAPRLDGALPGLGGTAKGLLKLRGNLQAPQLLADLTASGLQWQALRINRVKIDGDVRSTDQIQGQLAVRVEQLKQDALEVSLLTLDAKGSEKQHQLQLKIDGKPVSGQLALQGSFDRQQQRWRGNLNNTRFDTPVGEWRLTRAIALDYLNTEQKISVGPHCWQNPNAELCVPKTIEAGQSGQASVVLNRFDLAMIKPFLGPETALSGVFTGRADVSWKPGGALPEAKVTLAGNGVKVVQQVQGNALPIAFDTLTLNAGLNNGRAQADWRIKLTNNGQFDGNIQVADPQVRRTISGNVNITNISLAMINPALMKGESAAGMLNANLRLGGSAQKPLVFGRLALDRAKVQGHWMPFDMTDARLAVNFNGMTSTLEGLLSTTRGQLNLAGDADWRDINAWRARISAKGDKLRVTVPPMIRIDVSPDLVFEATPQLFSLNGKVDIPWARITVQELPESAVGVSSDEVMLDDQLKPIQPKTASIPINSNLMIHVGNDVRLDAFGLKARLKGDLKVVQDKKGLGLNGQIDIPSGRFHAYGQDLIVRKGQLMFSGPPDQPLLNIEAIRNPDSTEDDVTAGVRVTGLADAPKLEVFSDPAKSQQEALSYLLRGQGLSSSGADGNAMTSMLIGMGVAQSGQLVGKIGEAFGVSNLALDTQGVGDSSQVVVSGYVLPGLQVKYGVGIFDSLATLTLRYRLMPKLYLEAVSGLDQALDLLYQFEF; this is encoded by the coding sequence ATGAGCCTGGTTAAAAAGATTTGTCTTGGATTTCTGGTCGTTCTGCTGTTGCTGATCGGTGGCTTGGCCTTCCTGATAGGTACCACCACCGGTTTGCATATGGTCATCAACGGCGCGGCGCGCTGGGTGCCGGGGCTGGAGATCGCCGGCGTCAGCGGCGGTTGGCGCGATCTGACGCTGAAGGGCGTGAAATATCAGATGCCGGGCGTGACGGTCAACGCCGGGCAGTTCCATCTCTCCCTTGACCTGTCTTGCTTTAAACGCAGCTCGCTGTGTGTCAACGCCTTGACCGCCCAGGATGTGGACGTGGCGGTGAACACCAAAGAGATGGCGCCCTCCGCGCCGGTGGAAGAGAGCAGTGAGCCGACCACCAATCTCAGCACCCCTTATCCGATCACCCTGCGTCTGTTGGCGCTGAACAACGTCAAGGTCACCGTCGACGACACCGCCATCTCGCTGGCCGAGTTCCGCACCGGCGCGCAGTGGCAAGAGCGTGCGCTGACGTTGATGCCCACCAAGATCGGCTCGCTGCTGATCGCCTTACCGAAAACCCCGCAAAACCCGTTGCCGGAAGCGGTGCAACCGGCGGTCGAGGTGGCGAAAAAGGTCGGTGAGCAGGTTGCCGACGCGGCGAAGCCGGCGCCGGCGCAGCCGCCGGAAGAGAAGCCGCTGGGCGAAACGCTGAAAGAACTGTTCGCCAAACCGCTGTTGCCGGATCTGCCGGATATCCGCCTGCCGTTGGATATCACCGTCAAAGAGATCAGCGGCGAGCAGCTGCGGTTGACCGGAGATACCGACGTGCTGATCACGAGCCTGTTGCTGCAGGCCAGCACGCAGGATCAGCATATCCAGCTGGACAACTTCGACGTGAAGTCGCCGCAGGGCATGCTGTCGGTGCAGGGGCAGGCGACTCTGACCGGCGATTGGCCGGTGGCCCTGACCGCCAACAGCGCGTTGAATATCGAACCGCTGAAGGGCGAGAAGGTGAAGCTGAACATCGGCGGCGGGCTGCGTGACGAGCTGAAGGTGGCGCTGAACCTGTCCGGCCCGGTCGGCGCCCAACTCGATGTGCAAACCCGGCTGGCCGAAGCCGGCCTGCCGCTGGCGCTGACGTTGCAGAGCAAGCAGCTGAAATGGCCGCTGAGCGGCGAGGCGCAGTATCAGGTTAATGACTTCCGCCTGCGCTTTAACGGCAAGGCGACCGACTACGCGCTGTCGACGCGCGCCAATCTGAAAGGCCAGGATCTGCCGCCGGCGGTGCTGACGCTGGACGGCAAAGGCAACGTCGAGCAGTTCAAGCTGGAGCGCCTGCGGCTGGCGGCGCTGCAGGGCAATACCGATCTTACCGCGCTGGTGGACTGGAGCAAGGCGATCAGCTGGACCTCGCAATTGACGCTGAGCGGCATCAATACCGCCAAGCAGTGGCCGGAATGGCCGGCGAAGCTGGATGGCAAGATCACCACGCGCGGCAGCTTGCACGGCGGCAGCTGGCAGCTGCAGGTGCCGGTGCTGCAGTTGGATGGCAACGTGAAGCAGAACAAGGTCACGGCGCGCGGTACGCTGAGCGGCAACGCCGCCGGGCAGTGGAAAATCCCCGGCATCGATCTGGCGCTGGGGCGTAACCAACTGAACATCAAAGGGCAGCTGGACGAGAAGAGCTGGAACCTGGACGCCAACATTGACGCGCCGCGTCTGGACGGCGCGCTGCCGGGCCTCGGCGGCACCGCCAAAGGGCTGTTGAAACTGCGCGGTAATCTGCAGGCGCCGCAGCTGCTGGCGGACTTGACCGCTTCCGGCCTGCAGTGGCAGGCACTGCGTATCAACCGCGTGAAAATCGACGGCGACGTGCGCTCCACGGATCAGATTCAGGGGCAGTTGGCGGTACGCGTCGAACAACTGAAGCAGGACGCGCTGGAGGTCAGCCTGCTGACCCTCGACGCCAAAGGCAGCGAGAAGCAGCATCAGCTGCAGCTGAAGATTGACGGTAAGCCGGTCTCCGGCCAGCTGGCGCTGCAGGGCAGCTTCGATCGTCAGCAGCAGCGTTGGCGCGGCAATCTGAACAATACCCGCTTCGATACGCCGGTCGGGGAATGGCGCCTGACGCGCGCCATCGCGCTGGACTACCTGAACACCGAGCAGAAAATCAGCGTCGGGCCGCACTGTTGGCAGAATCCGAACGCCGAGCTGTGTGTGCCTAAGACCATCGAAGCCGGCCAGAGCGGCCAGGCCAGCGTGGTGCTCAACCGGTTCGACCTGGCGATGATCAAGCCGTTCCTTGGCCCGGAAACCGCACTGAGCGGCGTGTTCACCGGCCGGGCCGACGTCAGCTGGAAGCCGGGCGGCGCGCTGCCGGAGGCGAAAGTCACGCTGGCCGGCAACGGCGTCAAGGTGGTGCAGCAGGTGCAGGGCAACGCGCTGCCGATCGCCTTCGATACGCTGACCCTCAACGCCGGCCTGAACAACGGCCGCGCGCAGGCCGACTGGCGGATCAAACTGACCAACAACGGCCAGTTCGACGGCAATATCCAGGTGGCGGATCCGCAGGTGCGGCGCACCATCAGTGGCAACGTCAACATCACCAATATCTCGCTGGCGATGATCAACCCGGCGCTGATGAAGGGCGAAAGCGCGGCGGGCATGCTGAACGCCAACCTGCGCCTGGGCGGCAGCGCGCAGAAGCCGCTGGTGTTTGGGCGCCTGGCGTTGGATCGGGCGAAGGTGCAGGGGCACTGGATGCCGTTCGACATGACCGACGCGCGGCTGGCGGTGAATTTCAACGGCATGACCTCGACGCTGGAGGGGCTGCTCAGCACCACGCGCGGTCAGCTGAATCTGGCGGGCGATGCCGACTGGCGTGATATCAACGCCTGGCGTGCACGCATTTCCGCCAAGGGCGACAAGCTGCGGGTGACGGTGCCGCCGATGATCCGTATCGACGTGTCGCCGGATCTGGTGTTCGAAGCCACGCCTCAGCTGTTCTCCCTCAACGGCAAGGTCGACATTCCCTGGGCGCGCATCACGGTGCAGGAGCTGCCGGAAAGCGCGGTGGGCGTCTCTTCCGACGAAGTGATGCTGGACGACCAACTGAAGCCGATTCAACCGAAGACCGCCTCGATCCCGATCAACAGCAATCTGATGATCCACGTCGGCAACGACGTACGGCTGGACGCCTTCGGCCTTAAAGCCCGCCTGAAGGGCGATTTGAAAGTGGTGCAGGACAAGAAAGGGCTGGGCCTCAATGGCCAGATTGACATCCCTTCCGGCCGCTTCCATGCTTATGGTCAGGATTTGATCGTGCGTAAAGGGCAGCTGATGTTCTCCGGCCCACCGGATCAGCCGTTGCTCAATATCGAAGCGATCCGCAACCCGGACTCTACCGAGGACGATGTGACCGCCGGCGTGCGCGTGACTGGCCTGGCGGATGCACCGAAGCTGGAAGTGTTCTCCGATCCGGCCAAATCACAACAGGAAGCGTTGTCTTACCTGCTGCGCGGCCAGGGCTTGAGCAGCTCCGGCGCCGATGGCAACGCCATGACCTCGATGTTAATCGGCATGGGGGTTGCACAAAGTGGTCAACTTGTGGGTAAAATCGGCGAGGCATTCGGCGTGAGTAATTTGGCTCTGGACACCCAAGGGGTTGGCGACAGTTCCCAGGTTGTCGTGAGCGGCTATGTCCTCCCAGGCTTACAAGTAAAATATGGGGTGGGCATTTTCGACTCGCTGGCCACGCTGACGTTGCGTTATCGCCTGATGCCTAAGTTGTATCTTGAAGCGGTGTCTGGTCTCGATCAGGCATTAGATTTGCTCTATCAGTTTGAGTTTTAG
- a CDS encoding gamma-glutamylcyclotransferase, with protein MRIIVYGSLRRKQGNSHWMTNAQWLGEHELEGYQIYNLGHYPAAIPGEGTIHCEVYRINSSILAELDELKSNTKDYKRELIQTPYGSAWIYLYKHSVDGYPRITSGDWLKRLDDQ; from the coding sequence ATGCGAATAATTGTCTACGGCAGTTTACGGCGCAAACAGGGAAACAGCCATTGGATGACCAACGCCCAATGGCTCGGCGAGCACGAGCTCGAAGGCTATCAGATTTATAATCTGGGCCATTACCCGGCGGCGATCCCTGGAGAGGGCACGATACATTGCGAAGTGTATCGTATTAACTCATCGATTCTGGCAGAGCTGGACGAACTGAAAAGCAACACCAAGGACTATAAGCGCGAGCTGATTCAGACGCCTTATGGGAGTGCGTGGATCTACCTGTACAAACACAGCGTGGACGGTTACCCGCGAATTACCAGCGGCGACTGGCTGAAGCGTCTCGACGATCAGTAA
- the ppa gene encoding inorganic diphosphatase, with amino-acid sequence MSLNLVPAGKDLPEDIYVVIEIPANADPIKYEIDKETGALFVDRFMSTAMFYPCNYGYINHTLSLDGDPVDVLVPTPYPLQPGSVIRCRPVGVLKMTDEAGEDAKLVAVPHSKLTKEYDHVKDVNDLPELLKAQIAHFFEHYKDLEKGKWVKVEGWADAAAAKAEIIASFERAAKK; translated from the coding sequence ATGAGCTTGAATCTGGTCCCTGCTGGCAAAGACCTGCCGGAAGACATCTACGTAGTAATCGAAATCCCGGCCAACGCCGATCCAATCAAATACGAAATCGACAAAGAAACCGGCGCGCTGTTCGTTGACCGCTTCATGTCCACCGCAATGTTCTACCCGTGCAACTACGGCTACATCAACCACACCCTGTCTCTGGACGGTGACCCGGTTGACGTGCTGGTTCCAACCCCATACCCACTGCAGCCGGGCTCCGTGATCCGCTGCCGTCCGGTTGGCGTACTGAAGATGACCGACGAAGCCGGCGAAGACGCCAAGCTGGTTGCGGTTCCGCACAGCAAGCTGACCAAAGAGTACGATCACGTGAAAGACGTGAACGACCTGCCGGAACTGCTGAAAGCTCAGATCGCTCACTTCTTCGAGCACTACAAAGATCTGGAAAAAGGCAAATGGGTGAAAGTGGAAGGCTGGGCAGACGCTGCCGCGGCTAAAGCGGAAATCATTGCCTCCTTCGAACGCGCCGCCAAGAAGTAA
- a CDS encoding methyl-accepting chemotaxis protein, translating into MLKKITVKAGLIALLSLMTMLLIMVSVIGVNAINEGSRSIHTLNQILGEELGSLANSSNLTLRARTAASLAVRQREIGQIDVSDATVGRIYGYLEQSNKEMARFVGVGTVTDRGRELSNRLQNSYRTYLEQGVKPMAAAIKAGKIDEYYHIQETRISALSIAFEKDLTDFRSFAMKLGEKQVYDAESNASTKISLIVVAGLLSVLLALLAWFALRVIILRPLDESIAQLEHIAGGDLTHEIRGEGDTEMGRLVRAMQRMQQALASSVSKVRDASSQIDTGSRELAAGNLHLAQRTEESAASLEETAASMEQLTSTVKMNAENCEQANQLALSVSDIANQGSEVVSQVMSKMQAITDSSRRIADIISVMDGIAFQTNILALNAAVEAARAGEQGRGFAVVAGEVRNLAQRSAQSAKEIKGLIEASQNRVQEGEQMVESAAQTMSGITGEVGRVTALMREISAATREQSSGIEQVNLAVAQMDQVAQQNAALVEESAAATRSLEDQAQLLAQSMAAFKL; encoded by the coding sequence ATGCTAAAAAAGATTACGGTGAAGGCTGGGCTGATCGCCCTGCTGAGCCTGATGACCATGCTGCTGATCATGGTCAGCGTTATTGGCGTCAATGCGATTAACGAAGGATCGCGTTCGATCCATACCCTCAACCAGATCCTTGGCGAAGAGCTGGGCTCGCTGGCCAACAGCTCCAACCTGACGCTGCGTGCCAGAACCGCCGCTTCGCTGGCGGTGCGCCAACGGGAGATTGGCCAGATCGATGTTTCCGACGCCACCGTGGGCCGTATTTACGGTTACCTCGAGCAGTCGAACAAGGAAATGGCGCGCTTTGTCGGCGTCGGTACCGTGACCGATCGTGGCCGCGAACTTTCCAATCGTCTGCAAAACAGCTATCGCACCTATCTGGAACAGGGGGTGAAGCCGATGGCTGCCGCCATCAAGGCCGGCAAGATCGATGAGTATTATCACATTCAGGAGACGCGCATCTCCGCGTTGAGCATCGCTTTCGAAAAGGATCTCACCGATTTCCGCAGCTTCGCCATGAAGCTTGGCGAGAAGCAGGTGTATGACGCGGAAAGCAACGCCAGCACCAAGATCTCGCTGATCGTCGTGGCGGGCCTGCTCAGCGTTCTGTTGGCGCTGCTGGCCTGGTTTGCGCTGCGCGTGATCATTCTGCGTCCGCTGGATGAGTCTATCGCGCAACTGGAGCACATCGCCGGCGGCGATCTGACCCATGAGATCCGCGGCGAGGGCGATACCGAGATGGGCCGTCTGGTGCGGGCGATGCAGCGCATGCAGCAGGCGCTGGCCAGTTCGGTCAGCAAAGTGCGCGATGCCAGCAGCCAGATTGACACCGGTTCACGCGAACTGGCGGCCGGCAACCTGCATCTGGCGCAGCGCACCGAAGAGTCGGCCGCTTCGCTGGAAGAGACCGCCGCCAGCATGGAACAGCTGACCTCGACGGTGAAAATGAACGCCGAGAACTGCGAACAGGCCAACCAGCTGGCGCTGAGCGTGTCCGATATCGCTAACCAGGGCAGCGAGGTAGTCAGCCAGGTGATGAGCAAGATGCAGGCGATCACCGACAGTTCACGCCGCATCGCAGACATCATCAGCGTGATGGACGGCATCGCCTTCCAGACCAATATCCTGGCGCTGAACGCGGCGGTAGAAGCGGCGCGCGCCGGCGAACAGGGCCGCGGTTTCGCGGTGGTGGCCGGTGAAGTGCGAAACCTGGCGCAGCGCAGCGCCCAGTCGGCGAAAGAGATCAAAGGGCTGATCGAAGCGTCGCAGAACCGGGTGCAGGAAGGCGAACAGATGGTGGAGTCGGCGGCGCAGACCATGAGCGGCATCACTGGCGAAGTGGGCCGGGTAACGGCGCTGATGCGTGAGATCTCGGCGGCGACGCGCGAACAAAGCAGCGGTATCGAACAGGTGAACCTGGCGGTGGCGCAGATGGATCAGGTGGCGCAACAGAACGCGGCGCTGGTGGAAGAGTCGGCTGCGGCGACGCGCTCGCTGGAAGATCAGGCTCAGCTGCTGGCGCAGAGCATGGCGGCGTTCAAACTGTAA
- the fbp gene encoding class 1 fructose-bisphosphatase, producing MKTLGEFIVEKQHDFSHATGELTALLSAIKLGAKIIHRDINKAGLVDILGTSGVSNVQGEVQMKLDLYANEKLKAALKARGEVAGIASEEEDEIVIFDGERAENAKYVVLMDPLDGSSNIDVNVSVGTIFSIYRRITPVGTPVTEEDFLQPGSAQVAAGYVVYGSSTMLVYTTGYGVHAFTYDPSLGVFCLSHEKVRFPASGNMYSINEGNYIKFPLGVKKYIKYCQEQDEATQRPYTSRYIGSLVADFHRNLLKGGIYIYPSTASHPQGKLRLLYECNPMAFLAEQAGGKASDGKNRILDITPVKLHQRAPFFVGTKSMVEDAERFIAENPDE from the coding sequence ATGAAAACGTTAGGCGAATTTATCGTCGAGAAACAGCACGACTTCTCTCACGCCACCGGCGAGCTGACCGCGTTACTTTCTGCAATTAAACTGGGCGCCAAAATCATCCACCGCGACATCAACAAGGCCGGCCTGGTTGATATTCTGGGAACCAGCGGTGTGTCCAACGTACAGGGCGAAGTTCAGATGAAACTGGACCTGTACGCGAACGAAAAGCTGAAAGCGGCGTTGAAAGCGCGTGGTGAAGTTGCGGGTATCGCTTCCGAAGAAGAAGATGAAATCGTGATATTCGACGGCGAGCGAGCTGAAAATGCCAAGTATGTCGTATTGATGGATCCGTTGGACGGTTCGTCCAACATCGATGTCAACGTCTCGGTCGGTACGATTTTCTCTATCTACCGTCGCATCACGCCGGTCGGCACGCCGGTGACCGAAGAAGACTTCCTGCAGCCGGGCAGCGCCCAGGTCGCAGCAGGTTATGTGGTTTACGGTTCGTCCACCATGCTGGTGTACACCACCGGTTACGGCGTCCACGCCTTTACTTACGACCCGTCTCTGGGCGTATTCTGCCTCTCCCACGAGAAAGTACGCTTCCCGGCGAGCGGCAACATGTATTCCATCAACGAAGGCAACTACATCAAGTTCCCTCTCGGCGTGAAGAAATACATCAAGTACTGCCAGGAGCAGGATGAAGCGACGCAGCGCCCTTACACCTCGCGCTACATCGGTTCTCTGGTGGCGGACTTCCACCGCAACCTGCTGAAAGGCGGCATCTACATCTACCCAAGCACCGCCAGCCATCCGCAAGGCAAGCTGCGCCTGCTGTACGAATGCAACCCGATGGCGTTCCTGGCTGAACAGGCCGGCGGCAAGGCCAGCGACGGCAAAAACCGCATTCTGGACATCACGCCGGTGAAACTGCACCAGCGCGCGCCATTCTTCGTCGGCACCAAGTCGATGGTAGAAGACGCGGAACGCTTCATCGCCGAAAACCCGGACGAGTAA